The following coding sequences lie in one Vibrio sp. BS-M-Sm-2 genomic window:
- a CDS encoding DUF1611 domain-containing protein: protein MSISTQKLRNIFKLTRIENVETNNHVPHIAPWLPLAQKVKPVIPSAIIYCEGNFGKVDGKTANGLVRHSLSYRILSVIDSESAGLDAGEVLDNKANGIPILANAEEAIIHAESIPDYFIFGIAPSSGFLSDLDKSIILNAMSLGMNIVNGLHEFLTDDPLFLEASLKNNVRIFDTRKPKNKGDLKTFSGKIHNVECPRIAVMGTDCALGKRTTATILANELTKKGLNVVLIATGQTGIMQGAQYCVALDAVPSQFCAGELESVIVQAYEKENPDLIIIEGQGALSHPAFSTSAFILRGSCPTGVILQHAPKRLYRSDFPDCPMPSIASEINLIETFSNTNVIGLTLNHEDMSLDETRCVIDSYTTEFGLPVTDALSQPVEHLLHIVSSAFPIIASKLAEKG, encoded by the coding sequence ATGTCAATTTCAACCCAAAAGTTAAGAAACATATTCAAACTCACTAGAATTGAAAATGTAGAAACCAACAATCACGTACCCCATATAGCGCCTTGGTTACCACTTGCTCAAAAAGTAAAACCTGTCATCCCTTCTGCGATTATATATTGCGAAGGTAATTTTGGTAAAGTTGATGGTAAAACCGCTAATGGATTAGTGAGGCATTCGTTAAGCTATCGTATTCTATCGGTTATTGATAGTGAGTCTGCTGGCTTAGATGCTGGTGAAGTTCTTGATAACAAAGCCAATGGAATACCTATCCTTGCTAATGCTGAAGAAGCTATCATTCACGCGGAAAGCATTCCCGATTACTTCATTTTTGGCATTGCGCCATCAAGTGGTTTTTTATCTGACTTAGATAAAAGCATCATTTTAAATGCCATGTCACTAGGAATGAACATCGTAAATGGCTTACATGAATTCCTAACTGATGATCCTCTATTTTTAGAAGCTAGCTTAAAGAATAACGTTCGAATATTCGATACTCGCAAACCCAAAAATAAAGGCGATCTGAAAACGTTTAGCGGGAAAATACACAACGTTGAATGTCCGAGAATTGCTGTAATGGGGACGGATTGCGCGCTAGGAAAACGAACAACAGCGACAATATTGGCGAATGAACTGACTAAAAAAGGCCTTAACGTCGTTCTGATTGCCACTGGTCAAACCGGTATTATGCAAGGCGCACAATACTGCGTTGCACTCGATGCTGTCCCTTCACAATTTTGTGCCGGTGAGTTGGAATCTGTCATTGTACAGGCCTATGAAAAAGAAAATCCGGATCTGATAATTATTGAAGGGCAAGGAGCCTTGAGTCACCCTGCGTTTTCAACCAGCGCTTTTATCTTACGTGGCAGTTGTCCAACGGGTGTGATACTGCAACATGCCCCTAAACGTTTATATCGTAGTGATTTTCCTGATTGCCCAATGCCTTCGATTGCCTCAGAAATCAATCTTATCGAAACGTTTTCTAATACCAATGTTATTGGACTAACACTGAATCATGAAGATATGTCGTTGGATGAAACACGCTGTGTGATAGACAGTTACACTACCGAATTTGGTCTACCGGTTACTGATGCATTATCACAGCCTGTCGAACATCTGTTGCACATCGTATCGTCAGCCTTCCCTATAATAGCAAGTAAACTGGCCGAAAAAGGGTGA
- a CDS encoding bifunctional sugar phosphate isomerase/epimerase/4-hydroxyphenylpyruvate dioxygenase family protein → MKYSIATVCLSGTLEQKMHAAAKAGFQAIEIFENDLTQYRGSASDVKRIADSLGLEILVLQPFRDMEGMPAHLRQKKYSMLERKMDLAHQLGTSRLMMCSNVHPQSSPNIEQCAEDLYALAELAKREDMQLGYEALAWGRHIADYDDAWNLVKTVDHPNLGVVLDTFHMFARGNTLDTLKNDIPVDKIALVQVADAPKMQMDILQYSRHYRCFPGQGDFPVIDFVKALKDKGYNDYLSHEVFNDEFRSSSPIEKAIDGVRSLKWLEDQTNDAFNAPKIHDLSFIEFAVKERENNPFSDVIESLGFRKTHCHKSKNVDLYQRGDINFIFNYEKNSNAQTYREGHGESVCALGVITEDSSRLVELASRYNSPTIHQTRQENELDIPTLKSSGNLLIHLLEENEASKFYEVDFESVADQAPMNDNFTRIDHMGQVVAPDALLSNLFFYKSIFGFVPEESFDLPDVNGLITSRTIKSANSKIKIALNSTSAKQTSAQRFLNDSNGASINQIAMECKDIFLAVQDLSPIYQLKIPNNYYLDIQAQFDLPDELIQRLSENNILYTEDETGSFFHFYTKEINGLFFEVVQRVGDYSKYGETNAFIRLASQANQF, encoded by the coding sequence AAATATTCAATCGCGACTGTGTGCTTGTCTGGCACGCTAGAACAAAAAATGCATGCAGCCGCTAAAGCGGGCTTTCAAGCTATTGAGATCTTTGAGAATGACCTCACTCAATACCGCGGTTCAGCTTCTGACGTTAAACGTATCGCAGACAGTCTTGGCTTAGAAATTCTTGTACTACAACCGTTTCGCGACATGGAGGGCATGCCTGCTCACCTTCGCCAGAAAAAGTACAGCATGCTTGAACGTAAAATGGATCTAGCCCACCAGCTAGGTACCAGCCGCTTAATGATGTGCAGTAACGTGCACCCTCAATCTTCTCCTAACATTGAGCAGTGCGCTGAAGACTTATACGCATTAGCAGAACTGGCAAAACGTGAAGACATGCAATTAGGCTATGAAGCTCTAGCATGGGGTCGCCACATTGCCGATTATGATGATGCTTGGAACCTAGTGAAAACGGTCGACCACCCTAACCTTGGTGTGGTTCTCGATACCTTTCACATGTTTGCACGCGGAAACACATTGGACACGTTGAAGAACGATATTCCGGTCGACAAGATCGCTCTAGTTCAAGTGGCCGACGCACCCAAAATGCAGATGGATATTCTTCAATACAGCCGCCACTATCGTTGTTTCCCTGGCCAAGGTGACTTCCCAGTTATCGATTTCGTAAAAGCGCTTAAAGACAAAGGCTACAACGACTATTTATCCCATGAAGTCTTCAACGATGAATTCCGTTCATCATCGCCAATCGAGAAAGCGATCGATGGCGTGCGTTCTTTAAAATGGCTAGAAGACCAAACTAACGATGCTTTCAATGCACCTAAGATCCACGACCTTAGTTTTATTGAATTCGCAGTTAAAGAGCGCGAGAACAACCCTTTCTCAGATGTGATTGAGTCTCTTGGTTTCCGAAAGACCCATTGCCATAAGAGTAAGAATGTTGATTTGTACCAACGCGGTGACATCAACTTCATCTTCAACTACGAGAAAAACTCGAACGCACAAACTTACCGTGAAGGCCATGGTGAGTCGGTTTGCGCGCTCGGCGTTATCACTGAAGATTCAAGCCGTCTTGTTGAGCTGGCAAGCCGCTACAATAGCCCAACCATTCATCAGACGCGCCAAGAGAATGAGTTAGACATCCCTACTCTCAAAAGCTCTGGCAACTTGCTGATTCACCTTCTTGAAGAGAACGAAGCGTCTAAGTTTTACGAAGTGGATTTTGAATCCGTAGCAGATCAAGCTCCGATGAACGACAACTTCACCCGCATCGACCACATGGGTCAAGTTGTAGCGCCTGACGCACTGCTGTCTAACCTGTTCTTCTACAAGTCCATCTTCGGCTTTGTACCAGAAGAGAGCTTTGACCTGCCAGATGTGAACGGCCTAATCACTAGCCGTACCATCAAGAGCGCCAACAGTAAAATCAAGATCGCATTGAACAGCACCAGCGCTAAGCAAACCTCAGCACAGCGCTTCTTGAACGACTCTAATGGTGCGAGCATCAACCAAATTGCCATGGAGTGTAAAGACATCTTCTTAGCGGTTCAGGATCTCTCTCCTATCTATCAGTTGAAGATCCCGAACAACTACTACTTAGACATTCAAGCGCAATTTGATTTACCCGATGAGTTGATTCAACGCCTAAGTGAAAACAACATTCTGTACACGGAAGACGAAACAGGCAGCTTCTTCCATTTCTACACCAAAGAGATTAATGGCTTGTTCTTCGAAGTCGTTCAGCGTGTGGGAGATTACAGTAAATACGGCGAGACTAATGCGTTCATTCGTCTAGCGTCACAAGCAAATCAGTTCTAA